A DNA window from Penaeus vannamei isolate JL-2024 chromosome 5, ASM4276789v1, whole genome shotgun sequence contains the following coding sequences:
- the LOC113821188 gene encoding peptide methionine sulfoxide reductase MsrB, translated as MAGFACRSFFRMAVGCRGPVLKTGARGLAVTKALYMPPHRKDPKKMTLEDWQKELTPEQYYVTREGGTEPPFSGAYYNHFADGMYQCVCCGTDLFSSKTKYESGSGWPSFHSAEGKSLGDAATEVVETRTDRSHSMVRTEVHCQKCAAHLGHVFPDGPEPTGLRYCINSASLKFMPKKMK; from the exons ATGGCTGGGTTTGCGTGCAGGTCCTTCTTCAGAATGGCTGTGGGATGTCGTGGTCCTGTGCTCAAGACTGGGGCGAGGGGACTTGCCGTTACTAAAG CCTTGTACATGCCGCCCCATAGAAAGGACCCCAAGAAGATGACCCTGGAGGACTGGCAGAAAGAATTGACGCCTGAACAGTACTATGTCACAAGAGAAGGAGGGACTGAAccg CCTTTCAGTGGAGCATACTACAATCACTTTGCAGATGGAATGTATCAGTGTGTTTGCTGTGGTACAGATTTGTTCAG TTCTAAGACAAAGTATGAGTCAGGCAGCGGCTGGCCCTCCTTTCACTCGGCCGAAGGTAAGTCTCTTGGAGATGCTGCCACCGAAGTTGTAGAAACGCGTACTGACAGGTCTCACTCCATGGTGCGAACAGAAGTCCACTGCCAAAAG TGTGCAGCTCATCTGGGTCATGTCTTTCCTGACGGGCCAGAGCCAACAGGACTCCGCTACTGTATCAACTCTGCCTCGTTGAAGTTCATGCCAAAGAAGATGAAATAG